One Astyanax mexicanus isolate ESR-SI-001 chromosome 3, AstMex3_surface, whole genome shotgun sequence genomic region harbors:
- the ptdss1b gene encoding phosphatidylserine synthase 1: protein MWRWSSVCGQQHQLTSSPVHQLTCPPAYLSTMASTQGSRTLSKDDVNYRLHFRMINEQQVEDITLNFFYKPHTITLLTFTVISIMYFAFTRNDSDPDNNLRVGIALVVSFFLIISVLAFPNGPFTRPHPAIWRMVFGLSVLYFLFLVFLIFLNWDQVKIIMYWLDPDLRYATREADVMEYAVNCHVITWERILSHFDIFAFGHFWGWGMKALLIRSYGLCWTISITWELTELFFMHLLPNFAECWWDQVILDILLCNGGGIWLGMTVCRFLEMRTYHWASIKDIHSTTGKLKRAVLQFTPASWTYVRWFDPKSSFQRVAGIYLFMIVWQLTELNTFFLKHIFVFQASHPLSWCRILFIGIITAPTVRQYYAYLTDTQCKRVGTQCWVFGAIAFLEALACVKFGQDLFSKTQVVYVILWLLCVAFITSLCLYGMVWYEQLTSPVLKESTSDCDDGSFIDSCGYIPETIKAERNSSNHSHTSRRRRGGGGTRRANGTSTKQ, encoded by the exons ATGTGGCGCTGGAGTTCAGTCTGCGGCCAGCAGCACCAGCTCACCAGCTCACCTGTCCACCAGCTTACCTGTCCACCAGCTTACCTGTCCACCATGGCGTCCACACAGGGCTCGCGGACGCTCAGCAAGGATGACGTCAACTACAGGTTACACTTTCGGATGATCAATGAGCAGCAGGTGGAGGACATCACACTGAACTTCTTCTATAAACCGCACACTATCACCCTGCTCACCTTCACCGTCATCAGTATAATGTACTTCGCCTTCACCAG AAACGATTCAGATCCTGACAATAATCTGCGTGTGGGCATCGCTCTGGTCGTCTCCTTCTTCCTCATCATTAGTGTTCTGGCTTTCCCTAATG GTCCATTTACCAGGCCGCACCCAGCTATATGGCGCATGGTTTTCG GTCTCAGTGTCCTCTACTTCCTTTTTTTGGTGTTCCTCATCTTCCTGAACTGGGACCAGGTGAAGATCATCATGTACTGGCTGGATCCTGATCTGAGATATGCAACCCGTGAGGCTGATGTTATG GAGTATGCAGTAAACTGTCATGTGATCACATGGGAGCGCATCCTCAGTCACTTTGACATTTTTGCGTTTGGACACTTCTGGGGCTGGGGCATGAAGGCCCTGCTCATCCGCAGCTATGGACTCTGCTGGACCATCAGCATTACTTGGGAGCTAACAGAG TTGTTCTTCATGCACCTACTGCCTAACTTTGCTGAATGCTGGTGGGATCAGGTCATTCTTGACATCCTGCTGTGTAACGGAGGAGGCATCTGGCTTGGCATGACAGTGTGTCGTTTTCTGGAGATGCGCACCTACCACTGGGCCAGTATCAA GGACATCCACAGCACTACAGGCAAGCTAAAGCGAGCTGTGCTTCAGTTCACCCCTGCCAGCTGGACCTATGTGCGCTGGTTTGACCCCAAATCATCCTTCCAGAGGGTGGCAGGAATCTACCTCTTCATGATCGTCTGGCAG CTTACAGAACTGAACACCTTCTTCCTGAAGCACATCTTCGTGTTCCAGGCGTCTCATCCACTCAGCTGGTGTCGAATTCTCTTCATCGGGATCATCACCGCCCCCACAGTGCG GCAGTATTATGCATACCTCACAGACACGCAGTGTAAAAGAGTGGGAACACAGTGTTGGGTGTTTGG AGCCATTGCTTTCCTGGAAGCCCTGGCCTGTGTTAAGTTTGGACAGGACCTGTTCTCTAAAACGCAGGTGGTGTATGTGATCCTGTGGCTTTTGTGTGTG GCCTTTATTACCTCTCTCTGCCTGTATGGGATGGTGTGGTACGAGCAGCTGACTTCACCTGTattaaaggag agCACCTCTGACTGTGACGACGGAAGCTTCATTGATTCATGTGGTTACATTCCGGAAACTATTAAAG CTGAAAGAAACTCTAGCAACCACTCCCATACGTCCcggcggaggagaggaggaggaggcacgAGAAGAGCTAACGGAACCAGCACCAAGCAGTAG